The genomic window CATTGATGAGGGGCCCGCGAGCGTAAAGCGCCGCAAAGACTGGATCGACCGCTCCATCGCTCTGTTGGTGGACAACAAGGACGAAATCGTAGATGCGCTGACGTCAGATTTCGGAAACCGCGCGCCAGTTGCATCATTGATGACGGACGTCATGGGCTCTGTCGGCCCCCTCGACCACGCCAAGAAGCACATGGAAAAGTGGATGCGCCCCGAGAAGCGCAAGCTGCAGTTTCCTCTCGGCCTGCTCGGTGCAAAGGCTCACGTGGAGTATCAGGCTCTTGGCACCATCGGCATCATCAGCCCCTGGAATTTCCCGTTCAATCTGACGTTCGCACCGCTTGCCGGAGTGTTTGCGGCAGGCAATCGGGCAATGATCAAGCCATCAGAGTTTACGCCTGCGTGTTCTGAACTAATGGCCAAGATGTTCCGCGAAGCCTACGACGAGACTGAAGTTGCCGTGATTACCGGCGGCCCTGCTGTGGGCGAAGCATTCTCCAAACAGCCATTCGATCATCTGCTGTTCACCGGTGCGGGCTCGATTGCCAAGCACGTAATGCGTGCCGCATCAGAAAATCTGGTTCCCGTGACTCTGGAACTCGGTGGCAAGTCACCCGTCATTGTGTCCCGTGACAGTGATATGGAAGACGTGGCCGCGCGTGTGATGACGGGCAAGACTCTCAACGCTGGTCAGATCTGCCTGGCCCCTGACTATGTGATGGTGCCGGAAGAAAAGGCGGACGAGTTTGTGGCGGGCGCCCAGAAGGTTGTGACAAAGATGTTCCCAACCATGAAGGACAATCCTGATTACACGTCGATCATCAATGATCGCCACTATGATCGCATCACTGGCTATATCGAAGATGCAAAGGCCAAGGGTGGCGAGGTCATTGAGATAAACCCTGCCAATGAGGATTTTTCTCAGCAGCCTTACAACAAAATTCCGCCGACCATCATCAAGAACCCAAC from Candidatus Phaeomarinobacter ectocarpi includes these protein-coding regions:
- a CDS encoding coniferyl aldehyde dehydrogenase, yielding MSVMESTPETSSPDAVSDGIRAILDRQKKAHIDEGPASVKRRKDWIDRSIALLVDNKDEIVDALTSDFGNRAPVASLMTDVMGSVGPLDHAKKHMEKWMRPEKRKLQFPLGLLGAKAHVEYQALGTIGIISPWNFPFNLTFAPLAGVFAAGNRAMIKPSEFTPACSELMAKMFREAYDETEVAVITGGPAVGEAFSKQPFDHLLFTGAGSIAKHVMRAASENLVPVTLELGGKSPVIVSRDSDMEDVAARVMTGKTLNAGQICLAPDYVMVPEEKADEFVAGAQKVVTKMFPTMKDNPDYTSIINDRHYDRITGYIEDAKAKGGEVIEINPANEDFSQQPYNKIPPTIIKNPTEDMKVLQDEIFGPVLPMKTYKDVSETLEYVNSKDRPLGLYYFGQDSEEERRVLDNTTSGGVTVNDVIMHVSMEDLPFGGVGPSGMGSYHGVDGFRTFSHAKAVYHQSKAKMVAEMFRPPYDDKKRKRVLSMIKK